One Solanum lycopersicum chromosome 2, SLM_r2.1 genomic region harbors:
- the LOC101251644 gene encoding vesicle-associated protein 4-2 translates to MAIADEKDGKVWGLFKLPFRNAQSTTTSRSSSHNTLHYRSQQHQSLGNTSLDDGSVPRSNSSSSVSSVARSLLPARRRLKLDPSNKLYFPYEPGKQVRSAIKIKNSSKSHVAFKFQTTAPKSCFMRPPGAILAPGESIIATVFKFVEHPENNEKPMDQKSRVKFKIMSLKVKGPMDYVPELFEEQKDQVAVEQILRVIFLDVERPSPTLEKLKRQLAEADAALEERKKPVEDTGPKIIGEGLVIDEWKERRERYLARQQVEGGVESV, encoded by the exons ATGGCGATCGCCGACGAGAAGGACGGTAAAGTTTGGGGACTGTTTAAGCTCCCTTTTCGAAACGCACAGTCAACGACGACTTCGCGTTCGTCTTCGCATAATACTCTTCATTACCGCAGTCAACAACATCAATCTCTCGGAAATACTTCTCTGGATGATGGATCGGTTCCTCGTAGCAACAGTTCCAGCTCCGTTTCTTCAGTAGCCAGGTCTTTGCTTCCTGCACGCCGTCGGTTGAAACTTGATCCTTCCAATAAGCTTTATTTTCCTT ATGAACCTGGTAAGCAAGTTCGAAGTGCTATCAAGATAAAAAACTCCAGCAAGTCTCACGTAGCTTTCAAG TTCCAAACAACTGCACCCAAAAGCTGTTTCATGCGTCCTCCCGGAGCAATTCTCGCCCCCGGTGAGAGCATCATTGCAACCG TATTCAAGTTTGTAGAGCATccagaaaataatgaaaaaccaATGGACCAGAAGAGCAGAGTGAAGTTCAAGATCATGAGCCTCAAGGTGAAAGGACCGATGGACTATGTACCTGAGCTG TTTGAAGAGCAAAAGGATCAAGTAGCCGTAGAGCAAATTCTGCGGGTTATCTTTCTCGATGTGGAACGTCCTAGTCCA ACTTTGGAAAAATTGAAGCGCCAGCTGGCGGAGGCAGACGCTGCTCTTGAGGAACGCAAGAAGCCTGTGGAAGATACAGGTCCAAAGATTATTGGTGAAGGGCTTGTCATAGATGAATGG AAGGAAAGAAGAGAGAGGTACCTAGCTCGGCAGCAAGTTGAAGGCGGTGTGGAATCTGTATAA